The following proteins are co-located in the Cyprinus carpio isolate SPL01 chromosome B19, ASM1834038v1, whole genome shotgun sequence genome:
- the LOC109061664 gene encoding tripartite motif-containing protein 65-like yields the protein MAEAGFFQDQFCCPLCLDLLKDLVTIPCGHSYCMSCITDHWNQEDQKRVYSCPQCRQTFRPRPAINKNTMLAEVVEKPKVIIQTAVPAEQHENLLKVNRHNLMNATGQPQKMMCHQHGKPLEIYCRTDQQCICVFCVVEKHINHETVSTAAERTEKQKKLDETRGKFKQQIQEREVKLWELKEAVESQKRSAQTAVEDSERIFTELIQSIEKRRSEITQMIRDREKTVVSQAEGLMERLEQEIDELRRRNTELEQLSHTDDDSQFLWRLPFLYDPPDSLDVFSITVSSYDDVRESVSQLRQKLDNFCRKEIEKMSGKGRCIPTAATSEFESRKELLKYFCRLNVDLNTVHENLQLSKKNRVIANTNVDQPYLDHPDRFDYWWQVLCAESICERCYWEVEWDGTHDVGVSVSYKSIRRKGRGDECKFGYNTESWSLDCNRSGYLFCHNNKQTKLLTKYDGSRIGVYVDQSAGILSFYSVSDTITLLHRVQTTFTQPLYPGIRIGFPITYMANFISRTSVKLLNK from the exons ATGGCTGAAGCCGGATTTTTTCAGGACCAGTTCTGCTGTCCATTGTGTCTGGATCTACTGAAAGATCTAGTgaccattccctgtggacacagttactgtatgagctGCATTACAGACCACTGGAATCAAgaggatcagaagagagtctaTAGCTGCCcccagtgcagacagaccttcagacCAAGAcctgcaataaataaaaacaccatgctagctgaagtggtggagaaaccAAAGGTGATAATTCAAACTGCTGTTCCTGCTGAACAACATGAGAATCTCTTAAAAGTTAATAGACATAACTTGATGAACGCCACTGGACAACCTCAGAAGATGATGTGTCATCAACATGGTAAACCGCTTGAGATTTACTGCCGCACTGACCagcagtgtatttgtgtgttctgtgtggtggAAAAACACATAAATCATGAGACTGTATCAACTGCAGCAGAGAGGACTGAGAAACAG AAAAAATTGGATGAGACACGGGGAAAATTTAAGCAGCAAATCCAGGAGAGGGAGGTGAAGCTTTGGGAGCTGAAAGAGGCTGTGGAGTCTCAGAAG cgctctgcacagacagcagtggaggacagtgagaggatctttactgaacTCATCCAGTCCATAGAGAAAAGACGCTCTGAGATCACACAGATGATCAGAGACCGAGAAAAGACTGTAGTGAGTCAAGCTGAAGGActtatggagcgactggagcaggagattgaTGAACTGAGGAGAAGAaacactgagctggagcagctttcacacacagacGATGACTCCCAATTCCTCTGG AGATTACCGTTTCTGTATGATCCTCCTGACTCTCTAGACGTTTTCAGCATCACCGTCAGTTCCTATGATGATGTACGAGAATCTGTCTCTCAACTGAGACAAAAACTGGATAATTTCTGCAGAAAGGAGATTGAAAAAATGTCTGGAAAAG GGAGATGCATTCCGACTGCTGCCACCTCGGAATTTGAGAGCAGAAAAGAGCTCCTGAAGT ATTTCTGTCGTTTAAATGTGGATCTAAACACAGTGCATGAAAACCTCCAGCTGTCTAAGAAGAACAGAGTGATTGCCAACACTAACGTAGATCAGCCCTATcttgatcatccagacagatttgattattGGTGGCAGGTGTTGTGTGCTGAGAGTATATGTgaacgctgttactgggaggtggAGTGGGATGGGACTCATGATGTGGGTGTGTCAGTGTCATACAAGAGCATCAGAAGGAAGGGACGGGGTGATGAGTGTAAATTTGGATATAACACTGAATCCTGGAGCTTAGACTGTAATCGCTCCGGTTACCTATTCTGTCACAATAACAAACAGACTAAACTCCTTACAAAGTATGATGGCtctagaataggagtgtatgtggatcagaGCGCAGGaattctgtccttctacagcgtctctgacacaataaCCCTCCTCCAcagagtccagaccacattcactcagcctcTCTATCCGGGAATTAGAATTGGCTTTCCAATTACTTATATGGCCAACTTTATATCACGTACAtcagtaaaattactaaataaatga
- the LOC109061663 gene encoding tyrosine-protein phosphatase non-receptor type 2-like, with translation MEQEFEDIDSEGRWQNLYLEIRNQSHECAFKVAKYPENRNRNRYRDVSPFDHSRVKLENTENDYINASLVVMEEAQRRYILTQGPLRNTCGHFWLMIWEQKTKAVIMLNRVIEKGSEKCAQYWPTQEEREMSFRDTRFVVTLVSEDVKSYYTTRVLELQNANTGETRQIYHFHYTTWPDFGVPESPASFLNFLFKVRESGSLGMDQGPAVVHCSAGIGRSGTFSLVDTCLVLMDKRKDPLAVDIRKILLDMRKYRMGLIQTPDQLRFSYMAVLEGAKYIMGDSSVQKQWRELSREDQEPLSESPPPPQPPKCTERYNGSKLSRLEDGMDPKTGKKTGLETPNKESDRDAGINARKRHRDEKMSNPTQKTQKQTKPRINDPDKKRKRARTTSDS, from the exons ATGGAGCAGGAGTTTGAGGACATAGACTCAGAGGGCCGCTGGCAGAACCTTTATTTA GAAATCCGCAACCAGTCACACGAATGTGCTTTCAAGGTGGCCAAGTATCCAGAGAATCGCAATCGGAACCGATACAGAGACGTGAGCCCGT TTGACCACAGTCGGGTGAAATtagaaaacacagaaaatgacTACATCAATGCCAGCCTGGTGGTGATGGAAGAAGCCCAGAGAAGATATATACTTACTCAG GGTCCTCTGAGAAACACCTGTGGTCACTTTTGGCTGATGATCTGGGAGCAGAAGACCAAAGCTGTTATCATGCTCAACAGAGTAATAGAGAAAGGCTCG GAAAAGTGTGCACAATATTGGCCGACACAAGAAGAACGAGAGATGTCGTTCCGTGACACCCGCTTTGTGGTGACACTAGTGTCAGAGGACGTAAAGTCATATTACACCACCAGAGTGCTGGAACTCCAGAATGCAAAT ACGGGGGAGACGAGACAGATCTATCACTTTCACTATACCACATGGCCTGACTTTGGCGTCCCAGAATCCCCTGCCAGCTTCCTGAATTTCCTGTTTAAGGTGCGGGAGTCGGGCTCACTTGGGATGGACCAAGGTCCAGCAGTGGTCCACTGCAGTGCAGGAATCGGCCGATCGGGAACGTTCTCTCTGGTCGACACTTGTCTCGTTTTG ATGGACAAAAGGAAAGACCCACTGGCGGTGGACATCAGAAAGATTCTCCTAGACATGAGGAAGTATCGGATGGGTTTGATTCAGACCCCCGACCAGCTGCGTTTCTCGTACATGGCTGTGCTGGAAGGTGCCAAGTACATTATGGGAGACTCCTCTGTGCAG AAACAGTGGCGAGAGCTCTCCAGAGAGGACCAAGAGCCCCTGTCCGAGTCTCCCCCGCCGCCACAGCCTCCCAAATGCACAGAACGCTACAACGGCAGCAAACTGTCTCGTCTGGAGGACGGGATGGACCCGAAGACAGGAAAGAAAACAGGCCTGGAGACCCCCAACAAAGAATCAGACAGAGATGCTGGAATAAA TGCTCGCAAAAGACACCGAGATGAGAAAATGTCCAACCCCACACAGAAGACTCAGAAGCAGACAAAACCCAGGATCAACGACCctgataagaaaagaaaaag AGCGAGAACAACCAGTGACTCCTAA